A single Gemmatimonadota bacterium DNA region contains:
- a CDS encoding biotin-dependent carboxyltransferase family protein, translated as MLTIIRATGLVTVQDLGWVGHRSIGLPPGGAMDPDGLRIGNALVGNPDGAAGLELAQGELVLGFDAAAAVAVVGGAVVRLNGAEVPSSTQLAIPKGGRLEIASEAGRRFVLMAIQGGVNVPLLLGSRSTYLPTALGGLEGRRLTAGDQLRWGPRPPMSPGPGTSVPSPPPDPGPIRVAPGPQAHVFATDAYLRLAESPYRVAVNSDRMGTRLEGAPLAVKVTATLPSEATCLGAIQVPDDGQPIVILRDGPTVGGYPKIGAVISADLTRFAQLAPGSTVRFAWVSTDQAGPLWRMSVARLRASLAAVRASAQSD; from the coding sequence ATGCTGACCATCATCCGGGCCACGGGCCTCGTCACGGTCCAAGATCTCGGGTGGGTCGGCCACCGGAGCATCGGCTTGCCGCCGGGCGGCGCCATGGATCCGGACGGGCTTCGGATCGGCAATGCGCTGGTCGGCAATCCGGACGGCGCGGCCGGGCTGGAGCTGGCCCAGGGAGAGCTCGTGTTAGGCTTTGACGCCGCGGCGGCCGTGGCGGTGGTGGGAGGGGCCGTGGTGCGGCTGAACGGCGCCGAGGTCCCGAGCTCGACACAGCTCGCTATCCCGAAGGGCGGTCGCCTCGAGATCGCCTCCGAAGCGGGCCGGCGGTTTGTCCTCATGGCGATCCAGGGCGGAGTCAACGTGCCGCTACTGCTCGGCAGCCGGTCTACCTACCTCCCGACGGCGCTCGGGGGGCTCGAGGGCCGCCGGCTCACCGCGGGCGACCAACTCCGGTGGGGACCCCGTCCGCCCATGTCACCCGGGCCCGGCACCTCGGTACCGTCACCGCCGCCAGACCCCGGACCGATCCGAGTGGCCCCTGGCCCCCAAGCGCACGTCTTCGCGACCGACGCGTACCTCCGACTCGCCGAATCGCCCTACCGGGTGGCGGTCAATTCAGACCGGATGGGAACTCGACTCGAAGGCGCGCCCCTGGCGGTCAAGGTGACCGCGACCCTTCCCTCCGAGGCAACCTGCCTGGGCGCCATTCAGGTACCGGACGACGGGCAGCCCATCGTCATCCTCCGCGACGGGCCGACGGTCGGCGGCTACCCCAAGATCGGCGCGGTGATCAGCGCCGACCTGACCCGGTTTGCGCAACTGGCGCCTGGGAGCACGGTGCGGTTTGCCTGGGTCTCGACTGACCAGGCCGGGCCGCTGTGGCGGATGTCGGTGGCCCGGCTTAGGGCGTCGCTGGCAGCGGTCCGAGCGTCGGCTCAATCGGATTGA
- a CDS encoding MarR family transcriptional regulator produces the protein MLVVSKDPVAQLLTAYPVLHHALLQRDVRGGPGGVAVTAHQLTLLAQLDQAVGRTLTDLAVAMGVALPTMSLSVDRMEGLGLVKRERDPGDGRRVALRLTEAGGRLARSRSLLDPVRVRALLASLSLTERTAGIEAVVVLARAAQRLGLSSSSASRSDRHPRGRS, from the coding sequence ATTCTGGTCGTGTCCAAAGATCCGGTCGCCCAACTGCTCACCGCCTACCCGGTCCTCCACCACGCCCTGCTCCAACGGGACGTTCGTGGCGGTCCGGGCGGGGTTGCGGTCACCGCCCACCAACTCACGCTGCTCGCCCAACTCGATCAGGCGGTGGGCCGGACCCTGACGGACCTCGCCGTGGCGATGGGTGTGGCGCTCCCGACGATGTCCCTGTCCGTTGACCGGATGGAGGGCTTGGGTCTCGTCAAGCGGGAACGCGATCCGGGTGACGGGCGTCGCGTAGCCCTCCGCTTGACCGAGGCGGGGGGCCGGTTGGCCCGGAGCCGGTCGTTGCTCGACCCGGTGAGGGTCCGGGCCCTGCTTGCCTCCTTGAGTCTCACCGAGCGCACCGCCGGGATCGAGGCGGTTGTGGTCTTAGCCCGGGCCGCCCAGCGGCTCGGGCTGTCGTCGTCGTCCGCGAGTCGTTCAGACCGCCATCCACGAGGTCGCTCATGA
- a CDS encoding RNA polymerase sigma factor RpoD/SigA codes for MRPIRVGAGENGSGSDDGSLDIYLREISRYPLIPQEEEVTLAQRIRTGEEEALDKLVRSNLRFVVSVAKKYQNQGVSLSDLINEGNLGLIRAAHKFDETKGIKFISYAVWWIRQAILQALAEQSRIVRVPLNRAGTLYRITRRSAALQQELGRQPTAAEVAEGMDIGVDEVEKALAISLNHVSLDAPLAPGEDNCLLDYLADTQNPSPDAETFERALTHSIEEVLSGLREREAKILRLYFGLDSPEPMTLEEIGATLGITRERVRQIKEKALSRLRHVSRSKALESYLF; via the coding sequence ATGCGTCCAATTCGGGTCGGTGCTGGGGAAAACGGGTCAGGGTCCGATGATGGGTCCCTCGACATCTATCTTCGGGAAATCAGCCGGTATCCGCTGATTCCTCAAGAAGAGGAAGTGACCCTGGCTCAACGGATTCGAACCGGCGAGGAAGAAGCGCTCGACAAACTGGTCCGGAGCAATCTGCGGTTCGTCGTGTCGGTCGCCAAGAAATATCAGAACCAGGGCGTGTCGCTGTCGGATCTGATCAACGAGGGCAACCTTGGTCTGATTCGGGCCGCCCACAAGTTCGATGAGACCAAGGGCATCAAGTTCATCTCGTATGCGGTGTGGTGGATTCGCCAGGCCATTCTTCAGGCGCTCGCCGAACAGAGTCGGATCGTCAGGGTTCCCCTGAACCGAGCCGGAACCCTCTACCGGATCACCCGTCGGAGCGCCGCCCTCCAGCAGGAGTTGGGTCGCCAGCCGACGGCGGCCGAGGTGGCGGAGGGCATGGATATAGGGGTCGACGAGGTGGAGAAGGCCTTGGCGATTTCGCTGAACCACGTGTCGCTCGACGCGCCCTTGGCTCCGGGCGAGGACAACTGCCTCCTCGACTATCTGGCCGACACCCAGAATCCCAGCCCTGACGCCGAGACCTTCGAGCGGGCCTTGACCCATTCGATCGAAGAAGTGTTGTCGGGACTCCGGGAGCGGGAGGCGAAGATCTTACGGCTCTATTTCGGTCTCGATAGCCCGGAGCCGATGACGCTCGAAGAAATCGGAGCCACCTTGGGCATCACCCGTGAACGGGTGCGCCAGATCAAGGAAAAGGCGCTCAGCCGGCTCCGCCACGTCAGTCGCTCGAAGGCCCTTGAGAGTTACCTGTTCTAA
- a CDS encoding LamB/YcsF family protein, translated as MTSVDLNADLGEGFGRYRLDSDLELLGLVSSANVACGFHAGDPTVMRETVSRAAARRVAIGAHPSYPDLVGFGRRELGATVEQIEADVVYQIGALAAFCVGNGARLRYVKPHGALYNRAATEAPVARAIVRAIRSVDPELMLLGLDGSAMIAEAESEGVRAAREAFVDRAYLADGRLVPRGQPGAVLDDVAAVVERAVRMVTERFVIAIDGTRRIVRPDSLCVHGDGPHAVAIVRALRERLEAIGIDIAPFAR; from the coding sequence GTGACGTCGGTTGACCTGAACGCCGATCTCGGCGAAGGATTCGGACGGTACCGCCTCGATTCCGACCTCGAACTCCTCGGCTTGGTCAGTTCGGCCAACGTGGCCTGTGGTTTCCACGCCGGTGATCCGACCGTGATGCGGGAAACGGTGTCGCGAGCCGCCGCCCGGCGGGTCGCCATCGGCGCCCATCCCTCGTACCCCGATCTAGTCGGGTTCGGTCGTCGTGAACTCGGAGCAACGGTTGAGCAGATCGAAGCCGACGTGGTGTACCAGATCGGCGCGCTGGCGGCTTTCTGCGTCGGCAACGGCGCCAGGCTGCGGTACGTCAAGCCCCACGGCGCCCTGTACAACCGGGCAGCCACGGAGGCTCCGGTTGCCCGCGCGATTGTCCGCGCGATCCGGAGTGTCGATCCCGAACTGATGCTGCTCGGGCTCGACGGTTCGGCCATGATCGCCGAAGCGGAGTCAGAAGGCGTCAGGGCCGCCCGGGAAGCGTTCGTCGACCGCGCCTACCTCGCCGACGGTCGCTTGGTGCCTCGGGGCCAGCCGGGCGCGGTGTTGGATGATGTTGCCGCCGTGGTCGAACGGGCGGTCCGGATGGTTACCGAGCGCTTCGTGATCGCGATCGACGGGACCCGCCGGATCGTCCGGCCGGACTCCCTCTGCGTTCATGGCGACGGGCCCCATGCGGTGGCCATCGTCCGAGCCCTCCGGGAGCGGCTCGAAGCCATCGGCATCGATATCGCCCCCTTCGCTCGGTGA
- a CDS encoding ATP-binding protein: MLAKVRSAAVIGIDAYPVDVEIDLANGLPSFSTVGLPHGAVKEGRERVSAALANSGFEFPLKRITANLAPADVPKAGSAFDLPIALGVLVASGQLAIPRLADGFAFGELGLEGSLRPVRGALSLVSCAQALGARWVLVPSANRAEAALVEGIEVLAAPSLRAIADHFRGRVQLLSGPAGIAAVAAPSDGVDFSEVRGQVLAKRALEIAAAGGHNMLMVGPPGSGKTMLARRLPTILPPMTAAEAVEVTKVHSVAGLGGSAVGLRSSRPFRAPHHTVSDAGMAGGGPHSRPGEVSLAHRGVLFLDELPEFRRNVLDTLRQPLEDGIVTIARAQMTVTYPARMMLVAAMNPCPCGYFGDPTRECQCTIEVRRRYRNRISGPLYDRIDLQCQVPGVAWSELVDGDLAESSTAIAARVRSARERQRVRFDGHSVASVNADLSGRGVDRWCAPDAEGRKLLALALARLGLSARAYVRVLKVARTIADLGGEDRVRGPHVAEAVQYRGLDRSIGG; this comes from the coding sequence GTGCTCGCCAAAGTCCGTTCTGCCGCCGTCATCGGCATCGATGCCTATCCGGTCGATGTCGAAATCGATCTCGCCAACGGGCTCCCGTCGTTCTCGACCGTTGGCCTTCCGCACGGCGCGGTCAAGGAGGGCAGGGAGCGGGTGTCGGCCGCTCTGGCGAATTCCGGGTTCGAGTTCCCGCTCAAACGAATCACCGCCAATTTGGCCCCCGCCGATGTTCCCAAGGCCGGCTCGGCCTTCGATCTCCCGATTGCCCTCGGGGTTTTGGTGGCCAGCGGTCAGCTGGCCATCCCAAGGCTGGCGGACGGATTCGCGTTCGGGGAGCTCGGCCTCGAGGGGAGCCTTCGACCGGTCCGGGGCGCCCTCTCCCTGGTGAGCTGCGCCCAGGCCCTCGGCGCTCGATGGGTCCTGGTACCTTCGGCCAATCGGGCCGAGGCAGCGTTGGTCGAAGGCATCGAGGTGTTGGCCGCTCCGTCCCTGCGGGCCATTGCGGATCATTTCCGGGGCCGGGTCCAATTGCTCTCCGGACCCGCCGGCATCGCGGCTGTGGCCGCGCCATCGGACGGCGTGGATTTTTCAGAAGTCCGCGGGCAGGTGCTTGCGAAGCGCGCCCTCGAGATCGCGGCGGCCGGTGGCCACAACATGCTCATGGTCGGTCCTCCGGGCAGTGGCAAGACGATGTTGGCCCGCCGGCTGCCCACCATCCTGCCCCCGATGACCGCCGCCGAGGCCGTCGAGGTAACTAAAGTCCATAGCGTGGCGGGGCTCGGTGGATCCGCGGTCGGCCTCCGGAGCAGCCGGCCGTTCCGGGCTCCCCACCACACGGTGAGTGATGCCGGCATGGCGGGCGGCGGCCCCCATTCCCGCCCCGGCGAAGTGAGCTTGGCCCACCGCGGCGTGCTCTTCCTCGACGAGCTGCCCGAGTTCCGCCGCAACGTGCTCGACACCCTCCGCCAACCACTTGAAGATGGGATCGTCACGATCGCGCGGGCGCAAATGACCGTGACCTACCCGGCCCGGATGATGCTCGTGGCCGCAATGAACCCCTGCCCCTGCGGTTACTTCGGCGACCCGACCCGGGAATGCCAATGTACGATCGAGGTCCGTCGTCGCTACCGGAACCGGATATCCGGACCGCTCTACGATCGGATCGACTTGCAGTGCCAGGTTCCCGGCGTGGCCTGGTCTGAACTCGTGGACGGTGACTTGGCTGAGTCAAGTACCGCGATCGCTGCCCGAGTGCGGAGCGCCCGGGAACGGCAGCGGGTTCGGTTCGACGGCCATTCGGTTGCCTCGGTCAACGCCGATCTGTCAGGCCGCGGGGTGGACCGGTGGTGCGCCCCTGACGCCGAGGGCCGGAAACTCCTGGCGCTGGCCCTGGCGCGGCTCGGGTTGTCGGCCCGGGCGTATGTCCGGGTTCTCAAGGTGGCTCGGACGATTGCGGATCTTGGAGGGGAGGACCGGGTTCGGGGGCCCCACGTCGCCGAGGCGGTGCAGTACCGCGGCCTGGATCGGTCTATTGGGGGCTGA
- a CDS encoding TonB family protein, with translation MTHFELLPPPPPRFDIGALMSLAIHAMIVGAIATGSVLAEDRPGPLDQLAVFLVPLDRDLGRRTLGAAIDWSAIAGTGRATEEPMPKVDQPEQTLPIGTAGDTVTVPSEPSAPEVVEETALSEIEVDSAVVRDPNSMAPAYPAALLAKGIEGGTFVHYVVDTAGRVEVSTIQIIRTAHPEFATAVTEALALMRFQPAVQGSQRVRQWVQQNFAFKIVRSAPADTT, from the coding sequence GTGACCCATTTCGAATTGCTACCGCCCCCGCCCCCGAGATTCGACATCGGGGCGTTGATGAGCCTCGCGATCCACGCGATGATCGTCGGGGCCATCGCGACCGGGTCCGTGCTGGCCGAGGACCGACCGGGCCCCCTCGACCAACTCGCCGTGTTCTTGGTCCCGCTCGACCGCGACCTGGGTCGCCGGACACTGGGCGCGGCCATTGACTGGTCGGCGATCGCCGGCACCGGCAGGGCCACCGAAGAGCCGATGCCCAAGGTCGACCAGCCGGAGCAAACGCTCCCGATCGGTACGGCGGGCGATACCGTGACGGTGCCGTCCGAGCCGTCGGCCCCAGAGGTGGTCGAGGAAACCGCCCTCAGCGAAATCGAGGTCGATTCCGCCGTCGTTCGTGATCCGAACAGTATGGCGCCGGCCTATCCGGCCGCCCTACTGGCCAAAGGGATCGAGGGAGGTACCTTCGTGCATTATGTCGTGGATACCGCCGGCCGAGTCGAGGTGTCGACCATCCAGATCATCCGGACCGCCCATCCGGAGTTTGCCACCGCGGTCACCGAGGCCCTGGCATTGATGCGATTCCAGCCGGCCGTTCAGGGATCGCAGCGGGTCCGCCAGTGGGTCCAGCAGAATTTTGCTTTCAAGATCGTCCGCTCCGCGCCGGCTGATACCACGTGA
- a CDS encoding aminoacyl-tRNA hydrolase yields MVPLLIPDHELEFRATRSGGPGGQHVNTSSTRVEVQWNLRTSSVVTPDQRARLLTKLASKIDAEGWIRVVASDSRSQLRNKEAARERLQDLVGRGLVVPKRRKETRIPKAEKARRLEQKRHRSGIKRDRRRPPND; encoded by the coding sequence ATGGTGCCATTGCTCATCCCGGACCACGAGCTGGAATTTCGGGCCACCCGCTCGGGCGGACCCGGCGGCCAGCACGTCAACACCTCGTCAACCCGGGTCGAAGTCCAGTGGAACCTCCGGACCTCGTCGGTGGTCACCCCCGATCAGCGCGCCCGTTTGCTGACGAAGCTGGCCTCGAAGATCGACGCCGAGGGGTGGATCCGCGTCGTGGCCTCGGACTCCCGCAGCCAGCTTCGCAACAAAGAGGCCGCCCGCGAGCGGCTCCAGGACCTCGTGGGCCGGGGGCTTGTGGTCCCGAAACGGCGGAAGGAAACCCGAATCCCCAAAGCCGAAAAAGCCCGGAGACTGGAGCAGAAGCGGCACCGGTCGGGCATCAAGCGGGATCGTCGGCGGCCGCCGAATGACTGA
- the pxpB gene encoding 5-oxoprolinase subunit PxpB codes for MAPLGDAALTISFGTRIDPAVTDAVARSAAAFAAEPVRGVIEWVPGYTTLTVHFDPTATSILQLSDDLRLAMIGRPEPGIGSSGRLVEVVVRYDGPDLADVAAATGLSVREVVARHSAVEYRVLLLGFVPGFAYLGPIDPALVLPRRASPRTRVPAGSVAIAGAQTGIYPAETPGGWHLIGRTAAALFDPRRASPALLAVGDRVRFAEER; via the coding sequence ATCGCCCCCCTCGGCGACGCCGCGCTCACGATTTCATTCGGCACCCGGATCGACCCGGCCGTTACCGACGCGGTCGCCCGCTCGGCGGCGGCATTTGCGGCCGAGCCGGTCCGCGGGGTGATCGAGTGGGTCCCCGGTTACACCACATTGACGGTGCATTTTGACCCGACGGCGACGTCAATCCTCCAACTCTCGGACGACCTGCGCCTTGCCATGATCGGTCGACCCGAGCCCGGCATCGGGTCCTCCGGCCGCCTGGTGGAGGTCGTCGTCCGGTATGACGGACCGGACCTCGCCGACGTGGCGGCCGCGACCGGACTGTCGGTGCGGGAGGTCGTCGCCCGGCATTCGGCCGTCGAGTACCGGGTCCTGTTGCTGGGCTTTGTCCCCGGGTTTGCCTACCTCGGACCGATCGATCCCGCCCTGGTCCTGCCGCGACGCGCGTCGCCGCGAACTCGGGTGCCGGCGGGGTCAGTGGCCATCGCTGGGGCCCAGACCGGGATCTATCCGGCCGAAACGCCCGGGGGTTGGCACCTGATCGGGCGCACCGCGGCGGCGCTGTTCGATCCCCGCCGGGCCTCGCCGGCGCTGCTCGCCGTCGGCGACCGGGTGCGGTTTGCCGAGGAGCGTTAG
- a CDS encoding response regulator codes for MKSRILVVDDEPSVRDALRQVLEYEGMDIRTAGSGGEGLTLFEEFRPHVVVLDVKMAGLDGLDS; via the coding sequence ATGAAATCGCGGATCTTGGTGGTGGACGACGAGCCCTCGGTCCGTGACGCGCTCCGGCAAGTGCTCGAGTACGAAGGGATGGATATTCGGACGGCGGGGTCCGGGGGTGAGGGGCTCACTTTGTTCGAGGAGTTCCGGCCCCATGTCGTGGTGCTCGATGTCAAGATGGCCGGCCTCGACGGCCTCGATTCTTGA
- the larE gene encoding ATP-dependent sacrificial sulfur transferase LarE: MESRRGLEEWFRGRGRVLLGYSGGVDSALLAVVGARSLGPDRFLAVLGRSASFPEVQWRQARSIADLFGVPVLEIDTAELANPEYRANSPERCYFCKSELWARLAEVAEASGFDTIIDGTHADDLGEHRPGGRAAAERRIGSPLAELGWTKAMIREEARVLGLPIWDAPAAPCLSSRIRYGLAVTPERLRQVELGEEFLRTLGVRGDLRVRHYDDVARIEVKPDMFLLVDTHWAAIESGFAALGFESVERDPTGYRRGKLLPVAS, translated from the coding sequence ATGGAAAGCCGGAGGGGTTTGGAGGAGTGGTTTCGAGGCCGTGGCCGGGTGTTGCTTGGCTATTCGGGCGGCGTCGATTCCGCGTTGCTGGCGGTGGTTGGCGCACGGTCGCTCGGTCCCGACCGGTTCCTGGCGGTCCTGGGCCGGAGTGCTTCGTTTCCCGAAGTCCAGTGGCGCCAGGCCCGGTCGATCGCAGACTTGTTCGGAGTGCCGGTTCTCGAAATCGACACCGCTGAACTCGCGAATCCAGAGTATCGCGCCAACTCGCCGGAGCGGTGCTACTTCTGCAAATCGGAACTGTGGGCTCGACTCGCGGAGGTTGCGGAGGCGTCGGGCTTCGACACGATCATCGACGGCACCCATGCCGACGACCTTGGCGAGCATCGCCCCGGAGGTCGGGCGGCGGCCGAACGCCGGATCGGTTCGCCGCTTGCCGAACTTGGCTGGACCAAGGCGATGATTCGCGAGGAGGCCCGAGTCCTCGGGCTGCCGATTTGGGATGCGCCGGCGGCACCCTGTCTGTCGAGCCGGATTCGCTACGGCTTGGCCGTGACCCCGGAGCGGCTCCGCCAGGTAGAACTCGGTGAGGAATTCCTGCGTACGCTGGGCGTTCGGGGCGATCTACGGGTTCGCCATTACGACGACGTCGCCCGCATCGAGGTAAAGCCCGACATGTTTCTGCTAGTGGACACTCATTGGGCGGCCATCGAGTCGGGGTTCGCTGCCCTCGGGTTTGAGAGCGTCGAACGCGATCCCACCGGGTATCGGCGCGGGAAGCTCCTGCCGGTGGCGTCGTGA
- the thpR gene encoding RNA 2',3'-cyclic phosphodiesterase — translation MRLFIGIPLPAPTQAEVAAILRRLRAREWPVRWVRDKGLHLTIKFFGETTTDRVDAILEMLNFATEGLHPLTMTLSAGGVFPSVRQPRVIYLGIDPEPSLELLQDRVERGGEQLGYPPEGRPFRPHLTLGRVREGHRLPEGWQAEVEGIPAGEAFLADRVVLFESELTPAGPTYAIRHEVVLT, via the coding sequence GTGAGACTCTTCATCGGGATTCCGCTTCCGGCACCGACCCAGGCCGAGGTCGCCGCGATCCTCCGCCGGCTTCGGGCCCGCGAATGGCCGGTCCGTTGGGTCCGGGACAAGGGGCTTCACTTAACGATCAAGTTCTTCGGCGAGACGACCACCGACCGAGTCGATGCGATTCTCGAGATGCTCAACTTTGCCACCGAGGGCCTGCATCCGTTGACCATGACTCTCTCGGCCGGGGGCGTTTTCCCCTCCGTGCGTCAACCCCGGGTCATTTATCTCGGCATCGATCCGGAGCCGAGCCTCGAACTGCTGCAGGACCGGGTGGAGCGGGGCGGAGAACAACTCGGCTACCCGCCCGAGGGGCGCCCGTTCCGCCCCCATCTCACGCTTGGTCGGGTTCGCGAGGGGCATCGATTGCCGGAGGGTTGGCAGGCCGAGGTCGAGGGGATTCCGGCCGGCGAGGCCTTCTTGGCCGACCGGGTGGTGTTGTTCGAGAGCGAGCTGACGCCCGCCGGGCCAACCTACGCGATTCGGCACGAAGTGGTCCTCACATGA
- a CDS encoding DUF4031 domain-containing protein translates to MTEPRAGWRYFQTREVTLARVWAAQGGIAVHENLFKFRERRTCHLLAVDEAALVAAAVSLGCSARSIHRSKTLHFDLVEIYLERALIHCNVLPDRNPLP, encoded by the coding sequence ATGACTGAGCCCCGGGCCGGCTGGCGCTACTTTCAGACCCGCGAAGTCACCCTGGCGCGAGTCTGGGCGGCCCAAGGGGGAATTGCCGTGCACGAGAACTTGTTCAAGTTCCGGGAGCGGCGGACCTGCCACCTGCTGGCGGTTGATGAAGCGGCGCTCGTTGCAGCGGCCGTATCGCTGGGATGCTCCGCCCGGTCTATCCATCGCAGCAAGACCCTCCATTTTGACTTGGTCGAGATCTACTTGGAGCGCGCGCTGATCCACTGCAACGTGTTGCCGGATCGCAACCCCCTGCCCTAG
- a CDS encoding YajQ family cyclic di-GMP-binding protein, with product MASNSSFDISTGADLQEVDNAVNQTVKEIGQRYDFKGTHCTIEFDRASATVKLFADDEFRMKQVIDVLEAKCAKRQVPSQNLSKSDFEPGTGTSVRCVITLKQGIDQETAKKISKAIKEGGFKKVQTQIQGEEVRVTSPSRDELQTVMAFLRTQDFEIELKFGNYRG from the coding sequence ATGGCTTCAAACTCTTCGTTCGACATTTCGACCGGCGCCGATCTTCAGGAAGTGGACAATGCGGTCAATCAGACCGTGAAGGAAATTGGCCAGCGGTACGATTTCAAAGGCACTCATTGTACCATCGAGTTCGATCGCGCCTCGGCCACGGTCAAATTGTTTGCCGACGACGAGTTTCGGATGAAACAAGTGATCGACGTGCTGGAGGCCAAGTGCGCCAAGCGCCAAGTGCCCTCGCAAAATCTCTCCAAGTCCGACTTCGAACCCGGCACGGGCACCTCCGTTCGCTGTGTCATCACCTTGAAACAGGGGATTGACCAAGAGACCGCCAAGAAGATCTCGAAGGCGATCAAGGAAGGGGGCTTCAAGAAGGTGCAAACCCAGATTCAGGGCGAGGAAGTCCGGGTGACCAGCCCTTCGCGCGACGAACTGCAGACGGTCATGGCCTTCCTGCGTACTCAGGATTTTGAAATCGAACTCAAGTTCGGCAATTACCGCGGTTAG
- a CDS encoding metal-dependent hydrolase, giving the protein MSLWDRKGSRMDPFCHTLVGAALAKGGCDRWTPRATAVLMFAANAPDVDVVATLVGENLAWRRGVSHGVPALLVWPFLIAAAALLFDRWRPVPGEPPVRFGPVAAISAVGVLTHPVLDYLNNYGMRWLMPFRDRWFYGDSLFIVDPWLYLVLGLGLYLAGRSRRAGHHDPARPLRIALAIGLVYIGGMMAGTTAARAIAVRSLGNVDRDRLMVTALPVTPFRKQLIADDGGHYRIGTVDLLTRTTRVDSTMTRNPRFAEAVAALKQSAPGRALLRWSRYPVVREVEGGRLRFFDLRYTDGRDPSWASLDVNPIEPTLGPLPATP; this is encoded by the coding sequence ATGAGCCTTTGGGACCGGAAAGGCAGCAGGATGGATCCGTTTTGCCACACGCTGGTTGGCGCCGCCCTCGCGAAAGGCGGGTGTGACCGCTGGACGCCGCGGGCCACGGCGGTGCTGATGTTCGCCGCTAACGCGCCCGATGTCGATGTTGTGGCCACGCTGGTGGGAGAGAACCTGGCGTGGCGGCGGGGCGTGTCGCACGGGGTTCCGGCGCTGCTGGTCTGGCCGTTTCTGATCGCCGCGGCGGCCCTGCTGTTCGACCGATGGCGTCCGGTGCCAGGGGAGCCCCCTGTCCGGTTCGGACCGGTCGCCGCGATCTCGGCGGTCGGGGTGCTGACCCACCCCGTTCTCGACTACCTCAACAACTACGGGATGCGCTGGTTGATGCCCTTCCGGGATCGATGGTTTTACGGTGACAGTCTGTTCATCGTGGACCCCTGGCTTTATCTCGTCTTGGGGCTCGGGCTCTACTTGGCGGGCCGGAGTCGCCGGGCTGGACATCATGACCCTGCTCGCCCGCTCCGCATCGCGTTGGCCATCGGGTTGGTCTATATCGGGGGAATGATGGCGGGCACCACGGCCGCCCGGGCGATCGCGGTTCGATCGTTAGGTAATGTCGACCGGGATCGGCTGATGGTCACCGCCCTGCCGGTCACGCCATTTCGGAAACAACTCATCGCCGACGACGGCGGGCACTATCGGATTGGGACTGTCGACCTGTTGACCCGGACCACTCGAGTGGACTCGACCATGACGAGGAACCCTCGATTTGCCGAGGCGGTCGCCGCGCTCAAGCAGAGCGCGCCGGGGCGAGCCTTGCTACGGTGGTCGCGCTATCCGGTCGTGCGGGAGGTCGAGGGAGGACGGCTCCGATTCTTCGACCTGCGGTACACCGACGGCCGCGACCCGTCATGGGCCAGCCTCGATGTCAATCCGATTGAGCCGACGCTCGGACCGCTGCCAGCGACGCCCTAA
- a CDS encoding SRPBCC family protein: MNRRQRLRRARIRLLCWFGPPGLAALLWLVGLLLPARHVEEERTDFTVSAETVWAVLTDLDGMPTWRRGIQALERLPDVEGQVRWIEVRSAGRSTTYQRVESVSPRRLVVQSSEPGRRWVYDIRVLDRGSELTVREERELRNPIMRTVLGIFGDRARLNALTADLARRLAGRRDQLASRAAD, encoded by the coding sequence ATGAACCGTCGGCAACGCCTTCGTCGCGCCCGGATTCGGCTGCTCTGCTGGTTTGGCCCGCCCGGACTGGCGGCCCTGCTGTGGCTGGTCGGCCTCTTACTGCCGGCCCGGCATGTCGAGGAGGAGCGGACCGACTTCACTGTCTCGGCTGAAACGGTATGGGCCGTGTTGACGGACTTGGACGGGATGCCCACCTGGCGTCGCGGAATCCAGGCCTTGGAGCGGCTCCCGGATGTCGAGGGGCAGGTGCGATGGATCGAGGTTCGATCGGCGGGACGCTCCACGACCTACCAGCGGGTCGAATCGGTGTCGCCGCGGCGCCTCGTCGTCCAATCGTCCGAGCCGGGCCGACGGTGGGTCTATGACATTCGGGTGCTGGATCGCGGGAGCGAACTCACCGTTCGCGAGGAGCGAGAACTCAGGAACCCGATCATGCGGACGGTCCTTGGTATCTTCGGAGACCGGGCGCGCCTCAACGCCCTGACCGCCGACCTCGCTCGCCGGCTGGCGGGGCGACGAGACCAGTTGGCCTCGCGGGCAGCTGACTAG